The following DNA comes from Candidatus Methylomirabilota bacterium.
GGCCGCCGCAGCGCGGGCACGCGAGCACGTTGATCCCGAAGGCCCGGCGCCTCAGGGTGGCCCAGGCCCAGTAGGGCGGGCCGCGTGAGGCTCGGCGCTCACCCCGCCGGGCGGCCGCCTCCTCGCTCGCCGCCGAAGGCCGTGACGCCTACGATCGGTCCTCGCTGGTTCATCACACCAGCGGCCAGGGGTAGCGGTGGCCGCTCCTGTCTTCGGGGAAGCGGGCGTAGTCGGCCACGGTGCAGAGCTTCATCTCGGTGTGGAAGCAGAGCCCGCCGGTCACTTCTCGTCGAGGCGCCACACCCCGTTCCAGTCCGTCGCCGGAGCGACCGCCCGGAATACCGCGATTCGCTCGAGCAGCACCCGCGACGGTCCGTCGTCGGGGCGGAGCCGCAGGCAGTCCTGGAACCGCTGCTCGGCGGTGTCCCAATCCCGCTGCCGGTACGCTTCGAGTCCCGTGACATAGAGATCCCTCAGCTCGAGCATCCCGCTCTCGACCGAGCCGGCGGGGCCCACCAGCTCGAAGATTCGGATGGGCTCGCTCTTGCCCACGACGACGACGATGTCCAGCTCGCGCGCCTCGACCACGTGCTGGGCGAGGCGATGGGTCTCCTCGGCCACGATCACCGTGGTGCCGTACACCTTGTTGACGCCTTCGAGGCGCGAAGCTAGGTTCGTGGTGTCGCCGATGGCGGCGAAGGTCTTGGCTGTGGGTGCCCCGACGGTGCCCACCACCACCTCGCCCGTCGCGAGCCCTATGCGCACCGTCAAGTCGGGAACGTTCCGTCTGAGTCCAAGGAGCTGGGGCAGCTCGGGTCGCAACGCAACGACGGCGTCGCGATGGGCGAGGGCGGCGAGACACGCGGACGCCGCGTGGGTATCTCCGGGCGCGAAGGGCGGCGCCCAGAAGGCCACGACGGCGTCGCCGATGTATTTTTCCAATATACCGTTGTGGGCGCGGATCTGCTCGGCGACGACGGTAAAGTAGCGGTTGAGCAATGCGACCATGGCCGTCGCCGTGAGTTGCTCGCTTATCGTCGTGAACCCCCTCAGGTCGGAGAACATGACGGTGGCGATCCGGCGCTCGGCCTGGTCGATGTCCTCCTTCGTCGTGTCGATGAGCTGGGCCACGATGCGGGGGTCCACGTACTGGCCGAAGGTGTCCTTGATCCGCTCATTGCTGCGCAACTGCCCGGCCATGCTGTTGAAGGCCTGCGCGAGCTGTCCGATCTCGTCCCGGCTCGTCACGGGGAGCCTGATCGCCAGGTCTCCGGCCTCGATGGCCTTGACCCCCTCGACGAGTCGCCACAGGGCCCGGACCAGCCGCCTCGCGCCCGCTGCGCTCAGGCCGAGGCCGAGGACCACCGCAATTGCGAACAGGAGGAGGTTGAGGCGCAGGACCCTCTGCTCCTGAGCATAGGTCGTCTCTGCCGAGGTCCTTGCCAGATCCGCCAACTCGCCCCGCAGCGCGCCCATGTCGTGCCCCAACGCCTGCTCGAATTGCTTGAAGCGCGGGGCGAGGGCGCGGGCCTCCTTCGTGCGGCCGGCCTCCAGTTCGCTCACGACCTCCTCGCCGAGAGCGAAAAAGGGCTCCTCCAGCCGTCTCAGGAACACGAGGGAGCGCTGCACCTTGGCGAGGACAAGTCGATCGGCGGGGTCCGTGCGTGGGTCGCCGAGGGCCCGATCGACCAGGGCGTCGGCCTGGTGGAAGTCGGAGGCGATGCGGGTTTTGTTCAAGTCGAGGGCGCGCCGTCCGGCCTCGACCGCCGCCGGCGTGACTTCCGGCAGCAGCAGCAGACGCTGCAGAATGAGCTCGAACTGGTCGGTCGCCACATCGAGATCGGCAATCACCGTGGCGAGGGGGAGGTGAAATTCGATGATGACCGCGACCTGGTGGCTGGTCCGCCGCTGCATCGCGATAGAGACCACGAGGACGGCGGCAAAGATGAGGAGCAGGCCGACGGAGAGAGCGAGGATCTTGATGCGAACGGTCATCGCCAATGCATCCGAGGATGTGCCGAAACGATCGCGACGTCAAGGCGCATTCGGCCGGCGGAGCGCGTAGGCGACATCAAGGCCATGATCAGCCACGGAACCCCTGCTCACAGACGTCACGCTGAAGGCGAAGTAGCCCGCAAGCGGCTCAGCCCTGTCGGCGGAGCTTGGGGTCCCAGGCGTCGCGCAGCGTGTCGCCGAAGAGGTTGAAGGCGAGGACGGCGAGGCTGATCGCGAGGCCGGGGAAGATGGCGAGCCACGGCGCCTGCTCCATGAAGGCGCGGCCCGTGCTCGAGAGCATCAGCCCCCACGACGGCGTCGGCGGTTGCGTGCCGACGCCGAGAAAGGACAGCGTGGCCTCGATGAGGATGGCGTTGCCGAGCCAGATCGAGGCGATGACGAGAATCGGCGCCGTCACGTTGGGCAGGATGTGGGTGAGGATGATCCGCGGGTGGCGGCAGCCGATGGCCTGGGCCGCCTCGACGTAGCGGTTCTGCTTTGCCGAGAGCACGGCGCCGCGCACGATGCGCGAGTTGCCTGGGATGATGACGATGGCGATCGCGATCATCGCGTTGGTCGTGTTCGGCTTCAGCACGGAGACGATCGCCAGCGCCAGGACGAGCCCGGGGATCGCCTGCACCGCGTCCATGACCCGCTGGACGATCAGGTCGAGGCGGCCCTCGCAGTAGCCGCAGAGGAGCCCGATGACCATGCCCGCCGCCGTGCCGATGCCGACTGCGAGCATCCCGACCCAGAGCGAGATCCGGGCGCCGTAGATGATGCGGCTGAGCACGTCGCGGCCGATGTCGTCGGTGCCGAACGGGTGCGCGCGGCTGGGCGCCGAGAGGCGGATCTCCGGCTCGATCGCCAGCGGATCGTAGGGCGCGAGGAGAGGAGCGAAGAGGGCGGTCAGCACGATCACGACCAGGAGCGCGGCCGAGGCCGCGCCCAGGGGCTTCCGCTTCATCGTGAGCCAGAGGAGCTGCCCCCGGCTGATGGTGGTGATGTCTCGGGCCTCGAAGGTCGCGACGCGGACCGGGAACGTCGCCATCAGCGCCTCACGAATACCGGATGCGCGGGTCGAGCCACGCGTACGTCAGATCCACGACCAGGTTCAGCGTGACGAGCGTCGCGGCGATCAGCATGACGTTGGTCTGCACGATCGGATAGTCGCGATACAGGATCGCCTCGACGGTGAGCCGTCCCATCCCCGGCAACGCGAAAATCGTCTCCACCACGACCGTGCCGGCCAGGAGCACGCCGAGCTGGCCGCCGACGATCGTGACCACGGGGATGAGCGCGTTCTTCAGCGCGTGCTTGTAGACGACGACCTTGCCGGCCAGACCCTTCGCCCACGCCGTGCGCACGTAGTCCTCGCGCAGCACCTCGAGCACGGTCGAGCGCGTCATGCGCATCGTCGCCGCCGACAGGCGGAAGCCGAGGATGGCCGCCGGCAGGAGAACCTGCTGCAGGTTCTTCCACGGCTGGTCCCAGAGGCTCACGTAGCCGATCGGCGGGATCCAGTGGAACCAGATCGCCGAGAAGGTGATGACGAGGGTCCCGAGCCAGAAGTCGGGTATCGAGAGGCCGGAGACGGCGACGACGCGCCCGACGTAGTCGGAGGCCGTGTCCTGTCTCGTTGCCGAGAGCACCCCTACGGGAATCGCGATGGTGAGGCCCAGGATGATCGCCAGCATCGCCAGCTCGAGGGTGACGGGGATCGCCTTCTTCAGCGCCACCGGGATCGGCTCGTTCGTGAAGATGGAGTAACCCGGGTTGAGGCTCACCATCTGCCAGAGCCAGATCCCGTATTGCTGGTAATAGGGCCGGTCGAGGCCGAGGTCCATACGCAGCTTCTGGAGATCCTTCGCGCTGACGTTGCCGGACTCGCCCATCAACGCGGTCAGGGCGTCGCCGGGCATGACGCGCATGAGCCCGAAGACGATCAACGAGGAGAGCAGGAGCACCGGGACCGACAGCAGCAGCCGTCGGATCACGTACTTGTACATGGCGCCCCGGCTACCCGATGCCAACCTCCCGGGTCGCCATCATTTTTCGAGCCACGTCCGGGTGGTGGCCGGCGACCCGTAGCCGTCGGTGCGCCGGAGGGCCAACGCGGCCATGTTCCTCAGATGAGGCTGGTAGAGGAAGAAGCCGGCATCGTAGGGCATCCACATCCTGAGCACCTGGTCGAGCTCGCGGTCCACGATCTTCTTGGTGATCGCACGCTGCTCGGCCCGATCGGGCGTCCGCCGCAGCTTGATGGTCAGCTCGTCGATGACGGGATCGTTGACGCGGAAGAAGTTCTTCGTGGACTTCGAGTGCATGTACATGTAGGTCCGCTCGTCCAGCCCGACCGCGTGGCCCGACTGGAAGCCCCAGGACATGCCGTCCCACTTGCTGTCGACGTAGCGGCCGTAGTAGGTCGTGTAATCCAGCTTCGTGATCTTCACGTCGATGTTGAGGTTCTTCTTGAGGTCCTGCTGTACGATCTGGACCTGGGACGTCATCTCCGGGAAGTACTCGTAGTAGAACAGCGTCGTCTCGAAGCCCTTGGCGTGGCCGGCCTCCGCCAGGAGCTTCTTCGCCACCTCCGGCCGGTACTGCCACCACTGGCCGAGGTCCTTCAGCGTCGGCGCCGTGTCCTGATAATAGAAGTAGGGGACGCCCCAGCCTGGGATGCCGTGGCCCTCATAGACCGTGTCCACCTGCTTCTGGCGGTCGATGGCCATCGAGATCGCGCGCCGCACGCGCACGTCATTGAAGGGGGGCTTGTCCTGCGCGAGCGCCAGCCCGAACGGCGCCAGCACGTTCTTGTACTCCTGCACGACGGCCGAAGGATTCGTCTTGCGAACAACCTCAACCTCGGAGAGGCTCGCCACCTGCAGGATGTCGCTCTGGCCCGTCCGGAACGCCGCCTTCCGCGTCGCGAAATCCGGAGTCGAGAGGATCACGTACTCGTCGATGTAGGGGCGGCCCTTGTCGTAGTAGTCGGGGTTCCGCTGGAGCACGACGCGCACCTTGCGGGTGTGCTCCTTGAGGATGTAGGGGCCCGTGCCGATCAGGCGTTTCTTGAGATCGCCGTCCTCCTCCAGGACCTCGCGGGGAAAGATCACCGTGACAGACTCGGCGACGTTCTGCGGGAACAGCGTGTTCGGCGTCTTGAGATGGACGCGCAGGGTGTGCTTGTCCGGCGTCTCCATGCCCTCGATTTCCTGGAACGTGAACGCCTGCACGCCTTCCTTCGCGTACTGCTCGTAGCAGTACTTGACGTCGGCCGCGACCAGCTCGCGCCCGTTAAGCGGCGGCAGATTCTGCCACTTGACGCCCTGCCGCAACTTGAAGGTCCACACGCGATGGTCGGCGTTGCTTTGCCACGACTCGGCGAGGTCGCCCTTCAGAGTGACGTCGTTGGTGCTGTTCGCCTCCTCGGGGAACGCGTACCGGATGAGGCGGCTGCTGGTGAGCCCGGCGAACTGGAAAAGTCCGATCGATTGCGTGTGGCGGGGATCGATCACCGGCGGGTCCCAGACCGAGGCACGGTTGAGGACGCCTCCGCGCTTCGGGGGCTTGGTGCTGGCCGGGATCCAGTCGGGGTACGAGGACGGGGTCGCGGCGGACACTCGCCCCCGACCCGTGGCGGCGACGAGGGCCGTCACGCCCATGCCGCTCCATCCTGCTCGCTTCAGGAACTCGCGTCGGTCGACTCGCCGGCGACCGCCCTTCGGGCCAGAGTTGTCGGTGTGCATCGTGGCTCCCCTTCTCTATTCGCTCGTGAAGGAAGGACCCCCTGGGAACCCGAAGCGTGGACCTGCCGGTACGTGCCCCGAGTGCGGCGAAGATGCCGCAGCGGGAACGGGGAGTCAAGGGGAATCGCGGGACTGCTCGGGAGCGGCAGGGACGGTGTCCAAGAGTGTCGTTTTCCTCGCGCCCAGCGACCGTCCGCTCGACCTAACTTGTTGCTCTTGAAGCCGGATCACAGGCGGAGCCGCCTTGGGGAGGCGGGACGTGGCGCTGGCAGATGACTTGCACCCTATGGGTCCGAGGGAGGCAAGCCATGCGCAATCTCGTTATCTGGAACGTCGTCGTCGCCGCGCCCATTCTGCCGAAGAGCCGGGTGGAGCGTGCCGTCGAGGGCTTCGAGGCCCGGCGCGACCTGACCCGCGCGCTGTTCACCTCGTGAGCGGCAGCGCGCCCCGGCTGACAGTCGTGGCCGGCCGGGGCGCCGGTGTATATTGGAAGTCCATGTCCCATGCGCTCGATCTGATCCACCGTCTCGAGGCCAGCGTCGGCCGCGCCCTCGTGGGCAAGCCCGAGGTCGTCCGGCTTGCCGTCGTGGGACTTCTCGCGCGCGGGCACCTCCTGATCGAGGACGTCCCGGGCGTCGGCAAGACCACGCTGGCCGCGGCGCTCGCCCGCTCCATCGGCGCCGGCTTCCAGCGCATCCAGTTCACCTCCGACATGCTACCGTCCGACGTCATCGGCGTCAGCATCTGGGATCCGGCCAAGAGCGAGTTCGTCTTCAAGCCGGGCCCGCTCTTCACCAACATCGTGCTGGCCGACGAGATCAACCGCACCACGCCCAAGACCCAGTCGAGCCTGCTCGAGGCCATGAACGAGGCGCAGGTCTCGCTCGACCACACGACGTACCCGCTGCCGCGGCCCTTCATGGTGCTCGCGACCCAGAACCCGCGCGAGCACGAGGGCACGTACCCGCTGCCCGAGTCCCAACTGGACCGCTTCCTCCTGCGCATCCGCATCGGCTATCCCGGCGCGCCGGACGAGAAATCCGTGCTGCGCGGCGCGGGCTCGCCCGCGCTCGAGACCCTGGTGCCGGTCCTCCAGGCGGAAGACGTGATGGCGCTCCAGGAGGAGGCCGACCGCGTGCGGGCCGACGAGTCGGTGCTCGACTACATCATGGCGCTCGTCGCCGCCACGCGAACGTCCCCGCTGCTCTCGCTGGGCGTGAGCCCGCGCGGGTCGCTCGCGCTCCTGCGCGCGGCGCGGGCGCAGGCGCTCGCCGACGGCCGGGACTACCTCGTGCCCGACGACGTCAAGAGCCTCGCCGTCCCGGCGCTCGCCCACCGCGTCATGGTCAAGGGCCGCGGCGCGCAGGGCGGCGGCATGGACGACGAAGCCGTGCTGCGCTCGATCGTCCAGGACGTTCCCGTCCCGCGCTGAGCGCCGCACCGCTGTCATGAAGTGGCCCGTCCTCCCGAAGAGATTGCCCGCCCCCGCGAGGCGCTTGCCCGCCCCCGTGAGGCGCCTACCCGCCCCCGCGAGGCGCCTAATGGACAGCGAATGGTGGTGGCGGCCGTTCAGGCCGCGCCGCACCATCTGGCCGACGCGTGACGGCTGGTGGTGCCTGTTCGTGGTCATCGGTCTCGGCGTCGCGGCGATCAACACGGGCAACAACCTCCTCTACCTCCTCGTCTCGCTCCTGCTGAGCCTCATCGTGGTCTCCGGCGTGCTGTCGGAACAGTCGATGCGCGGCCTGCGCCTCGATGCCGACGCGCCCGAGGAGATTTACGCGGGCGCCCCCGCGCTCTTCGGCGCCGTGCTCGCCAACAGCAAGCGCTGGCTGACCTCGTACTCGGTCACGCTCGAGCTGCTCACACGCGGCGGACCGACGCGCTTCATCTACCTGCCGCGGCTCGAGGCCGGCCGCGACCGGCTGCTGACATGGGAAGAGATCTTGCCGGCCCGCGGTCGCCAGCGCCTGGCCGGCGTGCGGCTGACCACCCGCTTCCCCTTCGGGCTCTTCCTCAAGGCGGGCCGCGTCATGCTCGACCGCGAGGTGCTCGTCTTTCCCGCGGTGCGGCCGATCTCGCCCGAGTCGCTTCTCCTCCTTGTGGGCGACGGCACCTCGGCGGTGCGCCGGCGCGGGCGCGGCCACGACCTGTACAACCTCCGCGCCTACCGGGCAGGGGACGATCCGCGCCTCATCCACTGGCGGTCGAGCGCCAAGGTCGAGTCGCTGCTGGTGCGCGAGATGGAGGCCGAGACGACCGAGGACACGCGCGTCGTCCTGTCAGGCAGGGGCGAGCGGAACGCGGCGAGGCTCGAGGCGGCCCTCTCCGACGCGGCCTCCATCGCGTCGCACCTGGCGCGCGTCGGCGCCGGGGTCGAGCTCACGGGCTCGGGGCTCTTCGTGCCGCTCGGGCGCGGGCTCGGCCAAGCGCGCCGCATCCTGACGGAGCTGGCCCTCTACGATCCGCGCGCGCCCGTGGCCGGCGCGGCAGAACCGGGGCCCGACGCCCGAGGCTGGCGCTCGCTGCGCGAAGTGCGCGTGGAGCTCGACTGAATGTCCGCGCTCTTAGCACTCCGCCTCATCACGTACCTCCTCGTCTGCACCGGCGTCGCCGCGCTCGCCCTGGCGGGTTTGCTGGGTCCGGTCGGCGGGGCTATCCTGGCGCTCGCCCTTACAGGCAGCTGGGTCATCGACCAGGTGCGCGACCGCATGCCGGTCCGCCCGATCTTCGCCTGGGCTCTCGTCGTGGCCGCGGCCGTCGCGATCGCGCTCGACCTGCTCTACCTCGCCCAGAGCCTCCTCGACGGCATGGTCCATCTCCTGCTCTTTCTGATCCTGATGCGCCTCTTCCGCCGCCGCTCGCTGAAGGACCTGCGGGACGCGGGCTTCCTCTCCTTTTTCATGCTGGTGGCGGCCTCGGCCGTCACGTTCAACGTGAGCTTCCTCTTCGTCTTCATCGCTTTCCTTTTGCTGGGGACCTGGATGCTGATCCTGCACCACGTCGTCTCCGAGTCGGAGCGGGCGAAGATCGGCGTCACGGATCTCACGGCGGGCGGGATCGGGCCGCGGAGCCCCCTCTTCAGGATCTCGCTCGCGGCGGCGGCGGGCACGTTCGCGCTCGCGGGCATGATGTTCTTCATCATCCCGCGCGTGGGGCAGGCGACGCTGCCCTTCCGCGCCGAGCTCGGCAAGCGCATCTCCGGCTTCTCCGATCGCGTGGAGCTGGGCGCGTACGGCGAGATCGAGACTGACGAGACGGTGGTGATGCGGGTGCGCTTCCCGGAGAGCGTGAAGGACCCCGAGCGGCTGCCCAACCTTCGCTGGCGCGGGCTCGCCTTCGACCGCTTCGACGGGCGCATCTGGGAGGCGGGCCCGCGCCGGCGCGGGCTCCTCCGGCGCGATCCGACCGGCGTGTTTCGCGTCACCGAGCCCCGGGGCCCCGGGCCCCTCGTGCGCCAGGAGATCTTTCTCGAATCGATTGGCACCGACGCTGTGTTCGTCGCCCCGCAGGCGCTCCGCATCGAGATGGGGCTGGGCGCCGTCGGGCTCGACGATATGGGCAGCATCACCACGCCCGCGTCGTCAGCGCGGCTCCAGTACTCGGTGGACTCGGAGCTCGAGGTGACTCCACCCCGGGGCCTGCGCGACGCTGCGTGGCCGATTGAGACGCAGCCGCCGGGGGCTCCGCGTTATCTCCAGCTGCCGCCTCTGCCGGACCGCATCCCGGCCCTCGCGCGCGAGGTGACGGCGGGCAGCCGGAGTCCCTACGAGGCCGCCCTCAAGCTGAATCACTACCTGAGCACCCAGTTCACGTACACGCTCGTCCTCAAACAGGAGACCAGGCTCGATCCGCTCGAGGAGTTCCTCTTCGTGCGGCGCTCGGGCAACTGCGAGTACTTCGCCGCCGCGATGGCCGTCATGCTGCGGAGCGTCGGCATCCCGGCGAGAGTCATCGGCGGCTTCCAACGTGGAGACTGGAACCCGTACGGCGCCTACTTCATGGTCCGCATGAAGGACGCGCACTCCTGGGTCGAGGCGTTCCTCGACGGCCCGGGCTGGGTCACCTTCGATCCCTCGCCGCGCGCCGCGGCCGAGGAGGCGTTCGGCGCGCGGAGCGCGGCGGCGCTCTACCTCGACGCGCTCCGCATGCGGTGGTATCGCTACGTGGTCAACTGGAGCCTGCGCGACCAGGTGGGCATGGCGTCTTCCGTGCACCGCGGGGCCTCGGAGTGGCGCGGCTCCCTGCTGGGCTGGCGCGACTCGCTGCGCGCCGTACCGCGCGGGTGGGTGGCCGCGCTCGTGGTGTCGATGCTCGTCGCGGCCTGGTTCCTCCGGCGCCATGCGCCGGGCGCCGTGCGCCGCGCGGCCGCGGCCGCCGTGCCGAGCTTCTACCTCCAGGCCCTGCGGGCGCTGGCGCGGCGCGGCTTCCGCCGGGGCTCAACGGAGACGGCGCGCGAGTTCTCGCAACGCGTCGAGGGCGCGGCCCCCGCGTTTGCGTCGGCCGTCGCGCGGCTCACGGCCGCCTACGAGCGCTGCCGGTTCGGCGAGAGCGCGCTGTCGCCCGACGAGGCGGCGGCGCTGGGCACCGCGCTCGCCTCGCTCCGCCGGCGCTAGCCCCAGGTTGACCGGCACCGTCGATAGCGCGTAGTGTCGAGGTCCGATGGCCGCGACTCTCCTCATGCTGCCGCCGCAGACTTCGACTACGCGCGAATGGGCCAAGCGCCTCGCCGCCGCGCTCCCGGAGCTGTCCGTTGTCGTCGCCGAGGACGGGGCCGAGGCTGCGGGAGCCGTCGGCCGGGCTGAGGCCGCCTTCGGAACCATGGCGCCCGCCCTCTTGCGAGAGGCTTCGCGGCTCCGCTGGATCCAGGCGCCCCAGGCGGCGCCGCCCGCCGGCTGGTACTACCCGGAGCTGATCGCGCACCCGGCGGTCGTGACCAATTTCCGCGAGATCTATAACGACCATATCGGCGCGCACATCATGGCCTTCATCCTGGCCTTCGCGCGCGGGCTGCATCAGTACCTGCCGCAACAGCTCAAGCGGGAGTGGCGCCCGGCGGTGCACGACACCGGGGTCATCCACCTACCCGAGGCTACGGCGCTCATCGTCGGAGTGGGCGGCATAGGCGCGGAGGCCGCGCGACTCGCAGCCGCCTTCGGGATGCGGGTGATCGGGGTGGACGCGCGCCGCCGGGAGGCGCCGCCCGGCGTGGCGGAGCTCTATGGCCAGAAGGCGCTCGACTCACTCCTGCCGCGGGCCGATTTCGTCATCCTCACCGTGCCGCATACGCCGGCCACCGAAGGCTTCATGAATCGCGCGCGGTTCCGGCTCATGAAGCGCGGCGCCTTCTTTATCAATATCGGCCGCGGCATGACCACGCGTCTCGACGACCTCGCCACCGCGCTCGAGGCCGGCGAGATCGCCGGGGCCGGGCTCGACGTCTTCGAGCAGGAGCCGCTGCCGGCCGATCACCCGTTGTGGACCATGCCCGGCGTGCTCATCACGCCGCACACCGCC
Coding sequences within:
- a CDS encoding ABC transporter permease produces the protein MATFPVRVATFEARDITTISRGQLLWLTMKRKPLGAASAALLVVIVLTALFAPLLAPYDPLAIEPEIRLSAPSRAHPFGTDDIGRDVLSRIIYGARISLWVGMLAVGIGTAAGMVIGLLCGYCEGRLDLIVQRVMDAVQAIPGLVLALAIVSVLKPNTTNAMIAIAIVIIPGNSRIVRGAVLSAKQNRYVEAAQAIGCRHPRIILTHILPNVTAPILVIASIWLGNAILIEATLSFLGVGTQPPTPSWGLMLSSTGRAFMEQAPWLAIFPGLAISLAVLAFNLFGDTLRDAWDPKLRRQG
- a CDS encoding D-2-hydroxyacid dehydrogenase; the protein is MAATLLMLPPQTSTTREWAKRLAAALPELSVVVAEDGAEAAGAVGRAEAAFGTMAPALLREASRLRWIQAPQAAPPAGWYYPELIAHPAVVTNFREIYNDHIGAHIMAFILAFARGLHQYLPQQLKREWRPAVHDTGVIHLPEATALIVGVGGIGAEAARLAAAFGMRVIGVDARRREAPPGVAELYGQKALDSLLPRADFVILTVPHTPATEGFMNRARFRLMKRGAFFINIGRGMTTRLDDLATALEAGEIAGAGLDVFEQEPLPADHPLWTMPGVLITPHTAGFGPYLDERRYDILLDNSRRFLAGQPLRNVVDKSSWF
- a CDS encoding ABC transporter substrate-binding protein → MGVTALVAATGRGRVSAATPSSYPDWIPASTKPPKRGGVLNRASVWDPPVIDPRHTQSIGLFQFAGLTSSRLIRYAFPEEANSTNDVTLKGDLAESWQSNADHRVWTFKLRQGVKWQNLPPLNGRELVAADVKYCYEQYAKEGVQAFTFQEIEGMETPDKHTLRVHLKTPNTLFPQNVAESVTVIFPREVLEEDGDLKKRLIGTGPYILKEHTRKVRVVLQRNPDYYDKGRPYIDEYVILSTPDFATRKAAFRTGQSDILQVASLSEVEVVRKTNPSAVVQEYKNVLAPFGLALAQDKPPFNDVRVRRAISMAIDRQKQVDTVYEGHGIPGWGVPYFYYQDTAPTLKDLGQWWQYRPEVAKKLLAEAGHAKGFETTLFYYEYFPEMTSQVQIVQQDLKKNLNIDVKITKLDYTTYYGRYVDSKWDGMSWGFQSGHAVGLDERTYMYMHSKSTKNFFRVNDPVIDELTIKLRRTPDRAEQRAITKKIVDRELDQVLRMWMPYDAGFFLYQPHLRNMAALALRRTDGYGSPATTRTWLEK
- a CDS encoding DUF58 domain-containing protein produces the protein MDSEWWWRPFRPRRTIWPTRDGWWCLFVVIGLGVAAINTGNNLLYLLVSLLLSLIVVSGVLSEQSMRGLRLDADAPEEIYAGAPALFGAVLANSKRWLTSYSVTLELLTRGGPTRFIYLPRLEAGRDRLLTWEEILPARGRQRLAGVRLTTRFPFGLFLKAGRVMLDREVLVFPAVRPISPESLLLLVGDGTSAVRRRGRGHDLYNLRAYRAGDDPRLIHWRSSAKVESLLVREMEAETTEDTRVVLSGRGERNAARLEAALSDAASIASHLARVGAGVELTGSGLFVPLGRGLGQARRILTELALYDPRAPVAGAAEPGPDARGWRSLREVRVELD
- a CDS encoding adenylate/guanylate cyclase domain-containing protein, which encodes MTVRIKILALSVGLLLIFAAVLVVSIAMQRRTSHQVAVIIEFHLPLATVIADLDVATDQFELILQRLLLLPEVTPAAVEAGRRALDLNKTRIASDFHQADALVDRALGDPRTDPADRLVLAKVQRSLVFLRRLEEPFFALGEEVVSELEAGRTKEARALAPRFKQFEQALGHDMGALRGELADLARTSAETTYAQEQRVLRLNLLLFAIAVVLGLGLSAAGARRLVRALWRLVEGVKAIEAGDLAIRLPVTSRDEIGQLAQAFNSMAGQLRSNERIKDTFGQYVDPRIVAQLIDTTKEDIDQAERRIATVMFSDLRGFTTISEQLTATAMVALLNRYFTVVAEQIRAHNGILEKYIGDAVVAFWAPPFAPGDTHAASACLAALAHRDAVVALRPELPQLLGLRRNVPDLTVRIGLATGEVVVGTVGAPTAKTFAAIGDTTNLASRLEGVNKVYGTTVIVAEETHRLAQHVVEARELDIVVVVGKSEPIRIFELVGPAGSVESGMLELRDLYVTGLEAYRQRDWDTAEQRFQDCLRLRPDDGPSRVLLERIAVFRAVAPATDWNGVWRLDEK
- a CDS encoding MoxR family ATPase; this encodes MSHALDLIHRLEASVGRALVGKPEVVRLAVVGLLARGHLLIEDVPGVGKTTLAAALARSIGAGFQRIQFTSDMLPSDVIGVSIWDPAKSEFVFKPGPLFTNIVLADEINRTTPKTQSSLLEAMNEAQVSLDHTTYPLPRPFMVLATQNPREHEGTYPLPESQLDRFLLRIRIGYPGAPDEKSVLRGAGSPALETLVPVLQAEDVMALQEEADRVRADESVLDYIMALVAATRTSPLLSLGVSPRGSLALLRAARAQALADGRDYLVPDDVKSLAVPALAHRVMVKGRGAQGGGMDDEAVLRSIVQDVPVPR
- a CDS encoding DUF3488 and transglutaminase-like domain-containing protein — protein: MSALLALRLITYLLVCTGVAALALAGLLGPVGGAILALALTGSWVIDQVRDRMPVRPIFAWALVVAAAVAIALDLLYLAQSLLDGMVHLLLFLILMRLFRRRSLKDLRDAGFLSFFMLVAASAVTFNVSFLFVFIAFLLLGTWMLILHHVVSESERAKIGVTDLTAGGIGPRSPLFRISLAAAAGTFALAGMMFFIIPRVGQATLPFRAELGKRISGFSDRVELGAYGEIETDETVVMRVRFPESVKDPERLPNLRWRGLAFDRFDGRIWEAGPRRRGLLRRDPTGVFRVTEPRGPGPLVRQEIFLESIGTDAVFVAPQALRIEMGLGAVGLDDMGSITTPASSARLQYSVDSELEVTPPRGLRDAAWPIETQPPGAPRYLQLPPLPDRIPALAREVTAGSRSPYEAALKLNHYLSTQFTYTLVLKQETRLDPLEEFLFVRRSGNCEYFAAAMAVMLRSVGIPARVIGGFQRGDWNPYGAYFMVRMKDAHSWVEAFLDGPGWVTFDPSPRAAAEEAFGARSAAALYLDALRMRWYRYVVNWSLRDQVGMASSVHRGASEWRGSLLGWRDSLRAVPRGWVAALVVSMLVAAWFLRRHAPGAVRRAAAAAVPSFYLQALRALARRGFRRGSTETAREFSQRVEGAAPAFASAVARLTAAYERCRFGESALSPDEAAALGTALASLRRR
- a CDS encoding ABC transporter permease encodes the protein MYKYVIRRLLLSVPVLLLSSLIVFGLMRVMPGDALTALMGESGNVSAKDLQKLRMDLGLDRPYYQQYGIWLWQMVSLNPGYSIFTNEPIPVALKKAIPVTLELAMLAIILGLTIAIPVGVLSATRQDTASDYVGRVVAVSGLSIPDFWLGTLVITFSAIWFHWIPPIGYVSLWDQPWKNLQQVLLPAAILGFRLSAATMRMTRSTVLEVLREDYVRTAWAKGLAGKVVVYKHALKNALIPVVTIVGGQLGVLLAGTVVVETIFALPGMGRLTVEAILYRDYPIVQTNVMLIAATLVTLNLVVDLTYAWLDPRIRYS